The stretch of DNA CAGCGTGCGGCATTCACGCCGCCCGTCGGCGTGGCGGACGTATATCAGCCACCGCCCGACGATATGACCGTCGATTTCCGAACGTACCGGAACCGATAAGCCCGATGCCAGCGGCGCGATGAACCGCTCCGGTCGCACGATTCGCGACGGGTCAACTTCGGGGTAGGTTGCAATTGTTGGCGGTGCGGTTTGCGATTGCGCGGCCTCGTTGGCCAGAGCCAATTCCAATGCCGCGTCGGCCGCGTCGGCCACCGCGATAATCTGCCCATCGACCGCGCCTAGCTCGGCAGGATCGACCGCCAACTTATTCGCCAGCGCCGCGATGAAGCGCCGACGGCTCGCTGCGCTGTTCGGGTCGAACGAATCGCGGTAGACCACTTCGCCGGCCCGCGATTCAACAATCCGCTGTGGCTTGCCGTTCGATGGGGCGACCGACAACATGATAGCAGGAATGCTCATCGTCGGCCCCCTTTCCGCGCGGCCTTCGTGCGGTGGGCCAAAGCGCGTTCCGTTGCGCGGCGGACTGCGGGCGACACGCTCGGCCCCGGCTCGCAGCGGTGCGCCGCCTGGATGAGGCTGACGCCGCGCTCCATCGCGTGCCGTCGGCGCGACATCTCCGCGACTCGCGCGACATAGTGAGGCAGACTTATCGCAGTGGGCGACATCGTAAATAGCTCTGCCAGCGCCGCGGCCGATACGCCGCGTTCGGGGTCGTACTCTCCGCCGTCGCGAAGCTCGCCGACCAGCAGCGTTGCGTCGGGGGGTAGACCGCGACCACGCAACCGCAACATCGCGGTGTATATCGTCCGCAGCGCGTCATCGGTCAGATCGGCCGGCTCCAGCGCGGCCGCCACGTCGGCGATGCGCTCGGGGGCCAACAAAATGACCCCCAAAATCGCCCGCTCGGCATCAATATCGCGCGGTGGCGCGCGGTCCAATGGGTCGGATTTCATCGCTCGCCCCCCTTTGCCGCGTCGGTCTGCTGGCTCAGCCAGGCCTGTAGGTCAGCCATGGGGTACAGCACAGACTGCCGCTTGCCGCGACCAATCCGCAGGCAGGGGATCGGGCCGCGAGGAGCCGATAGGCCCCAGAGGGTGCGGGCACTGATGCCCAGGGCCTTCGCCGCGTCGTGGGGCCGTAGGGCCAGGGTAGTAGGTGTCGTCGTCATCTCGGTCTCTCCATCGGGCCGCCGGCCGCGAAGTGCGGCCTGCATAACCGTTGGCGCAGCGTTCCGTAAACGAAAGGGAACAGTGGTGCAGTCGCAACAAGACGCCCAGAAATAGCCGGGCTAGCGCGAAAAAGAAAAATATTTGCGCGTTCCCTAGGAGATAGGGAACGATGGAACACCCGCCCGTTATTCGTCCTGATTCATTTTGTCGGGCGTTCGGGCGTCATAGAAATCGCGGGGTTGGAACTCGCCGTTCAGTGCTTTCATCGCCGCCACAAGCCGGGGCAAATTGCAGCACAGCATTCGATACTTGGCGTGCCCTTGAAACTGATGGGTAAAAAATGCCGACGCGGTACGCTTTGCCACTCCCGCCAGCCGGGCCAGTTCGTTGTTGCCGATGGGTTCCAGATTCAGGCAACCGCCGTCGGCGTACCTGTGGTGTCTCGTCAGAGCCGCAATCAGCTTCACCCGACCTTCGCCGCGTTCGGTACTCCTTTTCGGTTTTATGGGCGTTGAAGTATCGCTTGCGGCTTCCGCTTCATCAACAAGCAATTTCACTTCGCCCTGATACGTCGCCCAGTGGTTGCGCAACTCCGGGACGCGGTCGCTCATCAATACACCATACCGCAGCGCCAATCGGTGTTCGTCTAAAACCGACCGATCATCGCCCAACAACGGCAGCGATGGAAGCTCCCGCCACGGGTCAATTCGCTCGCTCCAGACGACAAGGGAATCGTAAATTGCCGCCAACAGTGCCAGCCGCTCGTCGTACGTGAGTGCGACATGTGAAAACGGGACCGGAATCACACCAGCCTC from Pirellulales bacterium encodes:
- a CDS encoding helix-turn-helix domain-containing protein, encoding MTTTPTTLALRPHDAAKALGISARTLWGLSAPRGPIPCLRIGRGKRQSVLYPMADLQAWLSQQTDAAKGGER